The Sinomicrobium kalidii genome contains a region encoding:
- a CDS encoding D-alanine--D-alanine ligase, which yields MNLLPLKLFVHKLTHWEYWPFQIVYAPISLLWIYYALRARSLFFFNAANPSIRNGGFVMGSKRNIYDLIPEEFYAKTAFIPKDTAFADLEGILEGSGIRYPLIAKPDIGLRGNAVKKIHTPDELHKYNNRAGFDYLIQEFITLPNEIGIFYVRYPGEDKGRITGIVAKELLTVTGDGVSTTRELLNGTPRFQFQLKVLQQEYGSQLDSIPEKGEQLTLVPYGNHARGAKFTDCSHMINEALTEVINDMCTRVKGFYYGRLDLMYNTVEELEKGRNFMLVELNGAMSEPTHIYDPRHSLLFAWKELARHITYMYEISQVNHQTKGIPYLNYKSGIRELYAHHVQNRKIVGF from the coding sequence ATGAACCTGCTTCCTTTAAAACTGTTCGTCCACAAACTGACTCACTGGGAATACTGGCCTTTTCAGATCGTATATGCGCCCATAAGCCTGCTCTGGATCTATTATGCGCTCAGGGCAAGGTCGCTTTTCTTTTTTAATGCGGCCAATCCCTCCATCCGGAACGGTGGTTTTGTCATGGGGTCCAAACGAAACATTTACGATCTGATTCCCGAAGAATTTTATGCCAAAACAGCTTTTATACCAAAGGACACGGCATTTGCCGACCTGGAAGGTATTTTAGAAGGTTCCGGAATAAGATATCCGCTGATCGCAAAACCGGATATCGGGCTCCGGGGAAATGCCGTAAAGAAAATACACACCCCGGACGAACTGCACAAATACAACAACCGCGCCGGTTTTGACTATCTTATCCAGGAGTTTATTACGCTTCCCAATGAGATCGGCATTTTCTATGTAAGATATCCCGGCGAAGACAAGGGGAGGATAACGGGAATTGTAGCCAAAGAATTACTTACTGTTACAGGTGACGGGGTATCTACCACAAGGGAATTGCTCAACGGGACCCCGAGGTTCCAGTTCCAGCTCAAGGTATTGCAACAGGAATACGGCAGTCAACTGGACTCCATACCCGAAAAGGGGGAACAGCTAACCCTTGTTCCTTATGGCAATCATGCCAGGGGTGCCAAATTTACGGATTGCAGCCATATGATCAATGAGGCACTCACCGAGGTGATAAACGACATGTGTACCCGGGTCAAGGGTTTTTATTACGGGAGGCTCGACCTCATGTACAATACCGTGGAAGAACTTGAAAAAGGGAGAAATTTTATGTTAGTGGAACTGAACGGCGCAATGAGCGAACCCACACATATTTACGATCCCCGGCATTCCCTGTTGTTTGCCTGGAAAGAACTGGCCAGGCACATTACGTACATGTATGAAATAAGCCAGGTAAACCACCAGACCAAGGGGATTCCCTATCTGAATTACAAAAGCGGCATCCGGGAATTGTATGCACATCATGTACAAAACCGGAAAATTGTCGGTTTTTAA
- a CDS encoding NRDE family protein: MCTVSFVKNKNGVIMTSNRDEKITRPVALPPEIYVADQKKIVFPEDPLSGGSWFTTDEKGNTAVLLNGAKQKHISRGSYRKSRGLILLELIKAASPITHWTTINLENIEPFTVMLFQASELYLLRWNGHHRETTSLEADRNHILSSSTLYTKALQKQREQWFFDFMARNRPVSPETLLSFHLYTEKEDKKNGLVIDRGNLLKTLSITQCIIKKDSVTMHYRQLFPNEKLSTVQL, translated from the coding sequence ATGTGCACAGTAAGTTTTGTAAAAAACAAAAACGGGGTGATAATGACCTCCAACCGCGACGAAAAAATTACCAGGCCCGTAGCATTGCCTCCCGAAATATATGTGGCAGATCAGAAAAAGATCGTCTTCCCCGAAGATCCCTTGTCCGGCGGAAGCTGGTTTACCACCGATGAAAAAGGCAATACGGCTGTCTTGCTGAACGGTGCAAAACAAAAACACATTTCCAGGGGCAGTTACAGGAAGAGCAGGGGGCTCATCCTTCTGGAACTCATAAAAGCCGCTTCGCCCATCACACACTGGACAACCATAAACCTGGAAAATATAGAACCTTTTACCGTTATGCTCTTTCAGGCCTCCGAACTTTACCTCCTGCGCTGGAACGGACATCACAGGGAAACCACATCACTGGAAGCAGACCGCAACCATATCCTTTCTTCTTCCACCTTGTATACCAAAGCCCTTCAAAAGCAAAGAGAGCAGTGGTTTTTTGATTTTATGGCACGCAACAGACCGGTTTCTCCCGAAACACTATTGTCCTTCCATCTCTATACGGAAAAAGAGGATAAAAAAAATGGTCTTGTTATAGACCGCGGCAACCTGCTGAAAACCCTTAGTATCACCCAATGTATAATTAAAAAAGACAGTGTAACCATGCATTACCGGCAACTCTTTCCCAACGAAAAACTTTCTACCGTACAATTATGA
- a CDS encoding DinB family protein — protein sequence MLFAAVKSNLDELAALAGQLSSDEYNAPCPELGGTTVGQHFRHIIEIFLCLLNNYETGSINYDKRERNKRIETDAPTAVKRINHIRENLEKENKILFLEQNLNHTKLYIQSNYFRELLYNLEHAIHHQALIRVGLRRFERLTINANFGVAHSTIEYRKQCAQ from the coding sequence ATGCTTTTCGCCGCTGTAAAATCTAATCTCGACGAACTGGCCGCCCTTGCCGGACAACTCTCCTCTGATGAATACAACGCTCCCTGCCCCGAATTGGGCGGCACTACCGTTGGTCAGCATTTTCGCCATATCATCGAAATATTTCTGTGCCTTCTCAACAATTATGAAACAGGAAGTATCAACTACGACAAGAGGGAACGCAACAAAAGGATAGAAACCGATGCGCCTACAGCCGTAAAACGCATTAACCACATCCGGGAAAACCTGGAGAAAGAAAATAAAATATTATTCCTGGAACAAAACCTGAATCATACCAAACTGTACATACAAAGCAACTACTTTCGCGAACTCCTCTACAACCTGGAACACGCCATTCATCATCAGGCCCTGATACGGGTAGGTCTCCGCAGGTTTGAACGGTTGACCATAAATGCTAATTTTGGCGTGGCCCATTCAACCATCGAATACCGGAAGCAATGTGCACAGTAA
- a CDS encoding DoxX family protein, protein MKKIIINRGIRLVPTVILLQTLYYKFSGAPESVHIFTTLGAEPYGRIGLGIAELIAAILLFLPKTAVYGAVAGLLIMTGAIFSHVFILGISVNNDGGTLFILAVVAFLFCGIFLLLTKKIVNY, encoded by the coding sequence ATGAAAAAAATCATCATAAACCGGGGCATACGACTGGTCCCCACCGTAATACTCCTGCAAACCCTGTATTACAAGTTCAGCGGGGCCCCGGAATCCGTTCATATTTTCACCACCCTGGGCGCAGAACCTTACGGACGTATCGGACTGGGCATTGCCGAACTTATCGCAGCCATTTTATTATTCCTGCCCAAAACCGCTGTTTACGGTGCGGTTGCCGGCTTGCTGATCATGACGGGCGCCATCTTTTCCCATGTCTTTATACTCGGAATATCGGTAAACAATGATGGCGGGACACTCTTTATTCTTGCCGTGGTTGCTTTTCTGTTTTGCGGTATTTTTTTACTGCTAACTAAAAAAATAGTAAATTACTGA
- a CDS encoding Crp/Fnr family transcriptional regulator, with the protein MYEELKYWYLKDHRLFRVLSFRQIRQLCIITGFKRAGKGDILYFSDSKVPRIYFLKKGNIKIVETDREGNETIKEILHKGDLFGELALENEQSSPVTEYAEALTDDIIVCSFFLTDFENLLLKYPNLALSYTKFVGLKMKRLKNNYANLIFRDARSRLSAFLKEWSDQEGVYQGNRVILQNYLTQHDIAQIICTTRQTTTQLLNELREKGLLIYNRKEIIIPDISRI; encoded by the coding sequence ATGTATGAAGAATTAAAATATTGGTACTTAAAGGACCATCGGCTCTTCCGTGTACTCAGTTTCAGGCAAATCCGCCAATTGTGCATTATTACCGGGTTTAAAAGGGCCGGAAAGGGGGATATCCTCTACTTTTCGGATTCCAAAGTCCCCCGCATTTATTTTCTCAAGAAGGGAAACATAAAAATCGTGGAAACCGACAGGGAAGGCAACGAGACCATCAAGGAAATCCTGCACAAGGGCGACCTGTTTGGCGAACTGGCCCTGGAAAACGAACAATCATCCCCCGTTACCGAATATGCTGAGGCCCTTACGGATGACATTATCGTATGCAGCTTTTTTCTGACCGATTTTGAAAACCTCCTTCTGAAATACCCTAACCTCGCTCTTTCATACACCAAATTTGTGGGACTGAAAATGAAACGCCTCAAAAACAATTACGCCAATCTTATCTTCAGGGATGCCCGGAGCAGGCTTTCGGCCTTCCTGAAAGAATGGAGCGATCAGGAAGGGGTATACCAGGGCAACAGGGTCATCCTTCAGAACTACCTCACCCAGCACGATATTGCCCAGATTATCTGTACCACACGACAAACCACTACCCAACTGCTCAATGAACTCAGGGAAAAAGGCCTTCTTATTTACAACCGGAAGGAAATTATTATCCCCGATATTTCCAGAATATGA
- a CDS encoding SPOR domain-containing protein encodes MRFLDIRCIFTLLFFLFFAFKDTHAQQGKINIQQDVKVEKLVAAKTALNKEDSTSERYRIQIYNGSLEGATKEQTKFRNSFGWDCDISFKTPTYRVYVGKFRNRLEADRRLMEVKKKYPSAFIITP; translated from the coding sequence ATGAGATTTTTAGATATCCGATGTATTTTCACCCTGCTATTTTTCCTGTTTTTCGCCTTTAAAGACACCCATGCGCAACAGGGAAAAATTAACATCCAGCAAGATGTTAAAGTGGAAAAACTCGTGGCCGCAAAGACCGCTTTGAATAAAGAGGACAGCACTTCCGAACGATACCGGATACAGATATACAACGGGTCGCTGGAAGGTGCTACAAAAGAACAGACCAAATTCCGCAACAGCTTCGGATGGGATTGCGACATTTCATTCAAAACCCCCACGTACAGGGTTTATGTCGGAAAATTCAGGAACAGACTGGAAGCCGACCGGCGACTGATGGAAGTGAAGAAGAAATACCCCAGCGCTTTTATAATAACGCCATAG
- a CDS encoding c-type cytochrome produces the protein MKEVIHRNSFSGILSISLVILLAFSTTLFGQEGDPDRGKQLFNSNCAACHKLDQRMTGPALAGVTDKRDREWLHKWIKNNVALRKSGDPDAIAIYEEYNGAAMNVFPQLSEQDIDDILAYTEAPPSSPAAAGGGAAGQAAGQDASSGISNELVLGALVLVFAMLAIMLVLVNRTLMRIAKVKGIELPEEQKNRLPLWKAFVKNQFLVLVSVVFLLLVSAYFVYGYLMQIGVDQGYAPVQPIHFSHRIHAGDNEVDCKYCHSSARVSKTSGVPSLNVCMNCHKNIMEVAPETATAEHTKEFYDGEIQKLYAAVGWDVENQRYTGDTKPVKWVKIHDLPDFVYFNHSQHVSVAGLACQECHGPVEEMEVVEQHSPLTMGWCVECHRTTDVRMEGNEYYEKIHEELSKKYGVEKLTAAQMGALECGKCHY, from the coding sequence ATGAAAGAGGTGATACACCGTAATTCTTTTTCTGGAATTCTAAGTATTAGTCTGGTAATTCTGCTAGCATTTTCTACAACTCTTTTTGGACAAGAAGGTGACCCGGATAGAGGGAAACAGTTATTTAATTCTAATTGCGCTGCCTGTCATAAGCTGGATCAAAGGATGACCGGGCCTGCTCTTGCGGGTGTGACCGATAAGCGCGACAGGGAGTGGTTGCATAAGTGGATAAAAAACAATGTGGCTCTCCGGAAGTCGGGAGATCCGGATGCAATAGCTATATATGAGGAGTACAACGGGGCGGCAATGAATGTTTTTCCTCAGTTGTCTGAACAGGATATAGATGATATTCTTGCGTATACCGAAGCTCCGCCATCATCACCGGCGGCTGCAGGAGGCGGTGCTGCCGGACAGGCTGCAGGGCAGGACGCGTCTTCCGGTATTTCCAATGAATTGGTGCTCGGTGCCCTGGTACTGGTGTTTGCAATGCTTGCTATAATGCTGGTGTTGGTGAACAGGACCCTGATGCGTATTGCCAAGGTAAAAGGTATAGAGCTCCCGGAAGAGCAGAAAAACAGGCTTCCGCTTTGGAAGGCTTTTGTGAAAAACCAGTTTTTGGTATTGGTATCTGTAGTCTTTCTGTTGCTTGTGTCTGCGTATTTTGTGTACGGGTATTTGATGCAGATAGGTGTTGACCAGGGTTACGCGCCCGTACAGCCTATACATTTCTCGCACCGCATACATGCCGGGGATAATGAAGTGGATTGTAAGTACTGCCACTCTTCGGCACGGGTTTCCAAAACTTCAGGCGTTCCTTCGCTCAACGTGTGCATGAACTGTCATAAGAACATTATGGAAGTAGCTCCGGAAACTGCTACGGCAGAGCATACCAAGGAGTTTTATGACGGAGAGATACAAAAGCTTTACGCTGCCGTGGGCTGGGATGTGGAAAACCAGCGTTATACCGGTGATACCAAGCCTGTAAAATGGGTGAAAATACACGACCTTCCCGATTTCGTGTACTTTAATCACTCTCAGCACGTATCTGTTGCCGGGCTGGCCTGCCAGGAATGTCACGGACCGGTTGAAGAAATGGAAGTGGTTGAGCAGCATTCTCCGCTTACCATGGGCTGGTGTGTGGAATGCCACAGAACTACCGATGTGAGGATGGAAGGCAACGAATACTACGAAAAGATACACGAAGAATTGTCTAAGAAATACGGAGTGGAAAAGCTTACCGCTGCACAGATGGGGGCGTTGGAGTGTGGTAAGTGCCACTATTAA
- a CDS encoding TAT-variant-translocated molybdopterin oxidoreductase, producing MASNKKYWKSVEELDPSNSIVETLKQNEFVEEIPVDEFLGDKENLEASSTSRRDFLKYVGFSTAAATLAACEGPVKKAIPYVVQPEQIRPGVANYYATTIADGYDFASVLVKTREGRPIKIENNADAKVNGSANARVNASVLSMYDSLRVQGPKFNGKYVTWDDLDTQVMAKLNATKASGKSIVLLTQTFASPSTAKLISEFSGKFGNVQHIQYDAISEDAALEAFQKKYGKRALADYDFSRAEVIVSFGADFLGDWQGGGFDSGYAKKRIPENGKMSHHVQFEANMSLTGANADKRVAVTPSQQKVALAKLYGYLSGSSVSGDLPEHVDAVVKRAASRLRKAGKNAVVVTGIDDVDAQGLVLSVNEMLQSEAFDVKAPRLLRQGNTKQMSQLIADMKSGKVGAVIMSGVNPAYTLADSAGFLEGLKSIGLSVAFSMKEDETSTASQYIAAAPHYLESWGDVEMKQGHFSLMQPAIRPLFDTRQFQDALLKWTGNDKTYYEYIKETWSGSVLNGSSWNKALHDGVFVASSPVAVADAVSGESEAAEATEEASTGENEAQAAPVAGDAAGMARKLASSSASGMELALYTKTGMGDGQQANNPWLQEFPDPITRVSWDNYLTVSRADADKLGLKNWHVANGGLNGSYVKVTVNGASLDRVPVIIQPGQAQGSVGLSFGYGKKAGLKTEMQTGVNAYKLYEGFKTAQPVTIEKVPGEHEFACVQLHNTLMGRGDILKETTLEIFNTKDAKEWNVTPKVSLNHNEVEAVEVDMWDEFDTSIGHHFNLSIDLNACTGCGACVIACHAENNVPVVGKSEVRRSRDMHWLRIDRYYSSEKSFEEDNEVVENISGLGDSLTTFGEMEKASENPQVAFQPVMCQHCNHAPCETVCPVAATSHGRQGQNHMAYNRCVGTRYCANNCPYKVRRFNWFLYNNNDEFDYHMNDDLGKMVLNPDVVVRSRGVMEKCSFCIQMTQKTILDAKRDGREVRKDEFQTACSAACSSGAMTFGDVNNEDDEVFALKKSDRMYHLLEHIGTKPNVFYHVKVRNTEEV from the coding sequence ATGGCGTCAAACAAAAAATACTGGAAAAGTGTCGAGGAGCTGGATCCGAGCAATTCTATTGTGGAGACACTTAAACAGAATGAGTTTGTTGAAGAAATTCCGGTAGACGAGTTTTTAGGGGATAAGGAAAATCTGGAGGCCTCTTCGACATCGCGGAGGGACTTTCTTAAGTATGTTGGTTTTAGTACGGCTGCTGCTACTCTGGCAGCATGTGAGGGCCCCGTTAAAAAGGCGATACCGTATGTGGTGCAACCCGAGCAGATCCGCCCGGGTGTGGCTAACTATTACGCGACGACCATTGCGGATGGGTATGACTTTGCCAGTGTATTGGTGAAAACCAGGGAAGGGCGTCCCATAAAAATTGAAAATAATGCCGATGCCAAAGTAAATGGTTCGGCCAATGCCAGGGTCAATGCTTCCGTATTGTCTATGTACGACAGCCTCCGGGTGCAGGGCCCCAAGTTCAACGGGAAATATGTGACCTGGGACGATCTCGATACCCAGGTGATGGCAAAGCTGAATGCAACAAAGGCCAGTGGAAAATCCATAGTGCTGCTCACGCAGACTTTTGCCAGTCCTTCTACGGCGAAACTGATCTCGGAATTTTCCGGGAAATTCGGAAATGTACAGCACATACAATATGATGCCATATCCGAAGATGCGGCTCTGGAAGCTTTTCAGAAAAAATACGGCAAAAGGGCACTTGCTGATTACGACTTTTCCAGGGCAGAGGTCATTGTTTCCTTTGGTGCTGATTTTCTCGGTGACTGGCAGGGAGGCGGATTTGACAGCGGATATGCGAAAAAGCGTATTCCTGAAAACGGAAAAATGTCTCACCATGTCCAGTTTGAGGCCAATATGTCGCTAACAGGGGCCAATGCCGATAAGAGGGTTGCCGTAACGCCTTCGCAACAAAAAGTGGCGCTGGCAAAATTATATGGTTACCTCAGTGGTTCTTCGGTTTCCGGCGATCTTCCGGAACATGTGGATGCTGTGGTTAAAAGGGCGGCAAGCCGGCTTCGAAAAGCGGGGAAAAATGCAGTAGTGGTTACCGGGATCGATGATGTGGATGCCCAGGGGCTTGTGCTTTCCGTTAATGAGATGCTGCAAAGTGAGGCATTCGATGTTAAAGCCCCGCGATTGTTGCGCCAGGGTAACACGAAGCAGATGAGCCAGCTTATTGCCGATATGAAGTCCGGCAAAGTGGGAGCCGTGATTATGAGTGGTGTCAATCCCGCTTATACACTCGCCGATTCTGCCGGGTTCCTCGAAGGTCTGAAGAGTATAGGTTTGTCCGTTGCGTTTTCAATGAAAGAAGACGAAACGTCTACGGCCTCACAATATATTGCCGCTGCACCACACTATCTGGAATCGTGGGGTGATGTGGAGATGAAACAGGGGCATTTCAGCCTGATGCAGCCTGCCATCCGTCCGTTGTTTGATACGAGACAATTCCAGGATGCGCTGCTGAAATGGACAGGTAACGATAAAACATATTACGAATATATCAAGGAAACCTGGAGTGGTTCCGTTCTGAACGGAAGCTCCTGGAACAAGGCGCTGCACGACGGTGTATTTGTTGCTTCTTCCCCGGTAGCGGTTGCAGATGCCGTATCCGGCGAAAGTGAGGCTGCTGAAGCCACTGAAGAGGCTTCAACCGGAGAAAATGAAGCACAGGCGGCCCCTGTTGCAGGGGATGCGGCCGGTATGGCCCGCAAACTGGCTTCGTCTTCAGCAAGCGGTATGGAGCTCGCCTTGTATACGAAAACAGGAATGGGTGACGGGCAGCAGGCCAATAACCCCTGGCTGCAGGAATTTCCCGATCCTATTACCCGGGTGTCCTGGGATAATTATCTTACGGTTTCCAGGGCAGATGCTGATAAGCTCGGCCTGAAAAACTGGCATGTTGCCAATGGTGGCCTTAACGGTAGCTATGTAAAGGTTACTGTAAATGGGGCGAGTCTGGACAGGGTGCCCGTAATTATTCAGCCCGGACAAGCCCAGGGTTCGGTGGGGCTTTCTTTCGGTTATGGTAAAAAAGCCGGGTTGAAGACTGAAATGCAGACCGGGGTAAATGCCTATAAACTCTATGAAGGGTTTAAGACTGCTCAGCCTGTAACCATCGAAAAAGTTCCCGGCGAACACGAATTTGCCTGTGTGCAGTTGCACAACACCCTCATGGGGCGTGGCGATATCCTGAAAGAAACGACATTAGAAATATTTAATACCAAAGATGCGAAGGAGTGGAACGTCACTCCGAAAGTTTCCCTGAATCACAATGAGGTTGAGGCGGTCGAGGTGGATATGTGGGATGAATTCGATACTTCTATCGGTCATCACTTTAATCTTTCCATCGACCTGAATGCCTGTACGGGTTGTGGGGCGTGTGTGATTGCCTGTCATGCGGAAAACAACGTTCCTGTAGTAGGAAAGTCAGAAGTACGCCGGTCCAGGGATATGCACTGGCTCCGTATAGACCGGTATTATTCTTCTGAAAAAAGCTTTGAGGAAGACAATGAAGTGGTAGAAAATATTTCCGGTCTCGGAGATTCCCTGACTACTTTCGGAGAGATGGAAAAAGCTTCTGAAAACCCGCAGGTGGCTTTCCAGCCGGTAATGTGCCAGCATTGTAACCATGCTCCCTGTGAAACCGTTTGTCCGGTAGCGGCAACTTCACACGGCCGTCAGGGGCAAAACCACATGGCGTATAACCGATGTGTGGGAACGCGTTACTGTGCCAACAACTGCCCGTATAAAGTACGTCGCTTCAACTGGTTCCTTTACAACAATAATGACGAGTTTGATTATCACATGAACGACGACCTCGGAAAAATGGTGTTGAATCCCGATGTAGTGGTTCGTTCCAGAGGGGTGATGGAAAAATGTTCTTTCTGTATACAAATGACCCAGAAGACCATTCTGGATGCCAAGAGAGACGGCAGGGAAGTGCGTAAGGACGAATTCCAGACAGCTTGTTCTGCAGCTTGTTCCAGCGGAGCGATGACGTTCGGAGATGTGAACAATGAGGACGACGAAGTATTTGCCCTGAAAAAGAGCGACAGGATGTATCACCTGCTTGAGCACATAGGTACAAAACCCAATGTGTTCTATCATGTGAAAGTGAGGAATACGGAGGAAGTGTAA
- the nrfD gene encoding NrfD/PsrC family molybdoenzyme membrane anchor subunit: MASHYEAPIRKPLVTGDKSYHDVSVDVARPVEGRANKQWWLVFSIALVAFLWGIGCIIYTISTGIGAWGLNKTVGWAWDITNFVWWVGIGHAGTLISAVLLLFRQKWRMAINRSAEAMTIFSVVQAGLFPLIHMGRPWLGYWVVPIPNQFGSLWVNFNSPLLWDVFAISTYLSVSLVFWWTGLLPDFAMIRDRAVKPFQKKIYSLLSFGWSGRAKDWQRFEEVSLVLAGLATPLVLSVHTIVSFDFATSVIPGWHTTIFPPYFVAGAVFSGFAMVNTLLIIMRKVVSLEDYITVQHIELMNIVIMITGSIVGCAYITELFIAWYSGVEYEQYAFLNRATGPYAWAYWCMMTCNVFSPQFMWFKKLRTSIMFSFIISIVVNIGMWFERFVIIVTSLHRDYLPSSWTMFSPTFIDIGIFVGTVGFFFVLFLLYARTFPVIAQAEVKTIMKSSAENYKKLRDGDHE, from the coding sequence ATGGCGTCGCATTACGAAGCACCTATACGTAAACCCCTGGTAACCGGAGATAAGAGCTATCACGATGTTTCGGTTGATGTAGCCAGGCCTGTAGAGGGCAGGGCAAACAAGCAATGGTGGCTAGTGTTCTCTATTGCATTGGTAGCATTTCTTTGGGGGATAGGGTGTATTATTTATACCATTTCAACAGGAATAGGGGCCTGGGGACTTAACAAAACCGTTGGCTGGGCCTGGGATATTACCAATTTCGTTTGGTGGGTAGGTATCGGTCATGCCGGGACACTGATCTCTGCCGTACTGTTACTGTTCCGTCAAAAATGGAGAATGGCGATCAACCGGTCTGCGGAGGCTATGACCATATTTTCCGTAGTACAGGCCGGATTGTTCCCGTTGATCCATATGGGACGCCCGTGGCTGGGATACTGGGTGGTGCCTATTCCCAACCAGTTCGGTTCGCTTTGGGTGAACTTTAACTCACCGTTGCTCTGGGACGTATTTGCGATATCCACTTATCTTTCCGTGTCACTGGTATTCTGGTGGACAGGGTTGCTTCCCGACTTCGCCATGATACGGGACAGGGCCGTGAAACCTTTCCAGAAAAAAATATACAGCCTGCTCAGCTTCGGCTGGAGCGGAAGGGCCAAAGACTGGCAGCGTTTCGAAGAAGTGTCGCTGGTACTTGCCGGTCTGGCAACACCTCTGGTGCTTTCTGTACACACCATCGTATCTTTTGACTTTGCTACGTCGGTGATCCCCGGATGGCACACTACCATTTTTCCGCCCTACTTCGTTGCGGGTGCGGTATTCTCCGGGTTCGCCATGGTGAACACACTGCTTATCATAATGAGAAAGGTGGTGAGTCTCGAAGATTATATTACCGTACAACACATAGAACTGATGAACATCGTTATCATGATCACCGGATCTATTGTGGGCTGTGCCTATATTACCGAGCTTTTTATCGCCTGGTATTCAGGGGTCGAATATGAACAATATGCTTTCCTGAACAGGGCTACGGGGCCTTATGCATGGGCTTACTGGTGTATGATGACCTGTAACGTATTCTCTCCCCAGTTTATGTGGTTCAAAAAATTACGGACAAGTATTATGTTCTCCTTTATTATCTCCATTGTGGTGAATATCGGGATGTGGTTTGAGCGTTTTGTGATTATCGTTACTTCGCTTCACAGGGACTACCTTCCGTCGTCCTGGACCATGTTCTCCCCGACCTTTATAGACATAGGTATTTTTGTGGGAACCGTAGGATTCTTCTTTGTATTGTTCTTGTTGTATGCGAGGACGTTTCCTGTAATAGCACAGGCAGAAGTGAAGACCATAATGAAATCATCTGCAGAAAATTATAAAAAATTAAGAGACGGCGATCATGAGTAA
- a CDS encoding DUF3341 domain-containing protein: MSNKVIQAIYADDDVLLAAVKKVKAAHHHIEEIYTPFPVHGLDKAMGLAPTRIAIASFIYGCIGLVVAVLMMNFIMIEDWPQNIGGKPSFSFLDNMPAFVPIMFELTVFFAAHLMVITFYLRSKLWPFKKAENPDVRTTDDHFLMEVSISNNEDELTAFLQETGAVEVKISEKH, translated from the coding sequence ATGAGTAATAAAGTTATACAGGCTATTTATGCTGATGATGATGTGTTGCTGGCCGCAGTAAAAAAAGTGAAGGCTGCCCACCATCATATAGAAGAAATATACACTCCTTTTCCTGTCCACGGACTGGACAAGGCCATGGGGCTGGCCCCGACCAGGATTGCCATCGCATCCTTTATTTACGGATGTATAGGGCTTGTTGTAGCTGTTCTGATGATGAATTTTATCATGATAGAAGACTGGCCGCAGAACATAGGGGGGAAGCCCAGTTTCAGTTTCCTGGACAATATGCCGGCTTTCGTTCCGATAATGTTTGAGCTCACCGTATTTTTTGCGGCTCACTTAATGGTAATCACTTTTTATCTGAGGAGTAAGCTTTGGCCCTTCAAAAAGGCGGAGAACCCGGATGTGAGGACAACAGACGATCACTTCCTGATGGAAGTTTCAATAAGTAATAACGAAGATGAGTTGACTGCCTTCTTGCAGGAAACAGGTGCGGTGGAAGTTAAAATATCGGAAAAGCATTAG
- a CDS encoding c-type cytochrome: MRSFIKIGMVLGVAAVMTSCFNKSNRNYQFMPNMYDEVGYDTYQASDAFKNGIEAQLPPEHTINRGWMPYEYENTTEGKELAMAELKNPLAADSLAMEDNLADGKELYNIYCAVCHGEKGDGQGVLVKREKFLGVPSYADRETTEGSIYHVIYYGLNSMGSYAVQLNEKERWQVVMYVEQLEKDLAK; this comes from the coding sequence ATGAGGAGCTTTATTAAAATAGGAATGGTACTTGGTGTGGCTGCCGTTATGACCTCGTGTTTTAACAAGTCGAACCGGAACTACCAGTTTATGCCCAATATGTATGATGAAGTAGGCTATGACACCTATCAGGCATCAGATGCCTTCAAGAATGGTATCGAGGCACAACTGCCTCCCGAACATACCATTAACCGTGGCTGGATGCCCTATGAGTATGAAAACACTACCGAAGGGAAAGAACTGGCCATGGCTGAGTTGAAAAACCCGCTGGCCGCAGATAGTCTCGCCATGGAAGATAACCTGGCTGACGGTAAGGAATTATACAATATTTATTGTGCGGTATGCCACGGGGAAAAGGGAGACGGACAGGGTGTCCTGGTAAAGCGTGAGAAATTCCTCGGTGTTCCCAGCTATGCGGACAGGGAAACGACAGAAGGAAGTATCTACCATGTCATTTATTACGGGCTCAATTCCATGGGGTCCTATGCCGTACAGCTCAATGAAAAGGAGCGGTGGCAGGTAGTGATGTATGTAGAACAGCTCGAAAAGGATTTGGCAAAATAA